One region of Peribacillus simplex genomic DNA includes:
- a CDS encoding nucleotide sugar dehydrogenase, translating into MKLCTMGLGYIGLPTSLMFAKHGVDVVGVDIHPDVINKLNNGKLHIEEPGLEEVLNEVLDAKRFRAALNPEPADVFIIAVPTPNNEDQHQSCDLTYVMQATSSILPFVQKGNVIIIESTIAPRSMDDHIKPLIEMSGLTIGKDIFLVHCPERVLPGRILEELVHNNRIVGGITEACSYKGSLVYETFVKGEIIRTDAKTAEMSKLMENTFRDVNIALANELAKVCFQLDINVLDVISMANKHPRVNIHQPGPGVGGHCLAVDPYFIVAKAPETARIIKLARDTNVSMPYYIVNCVRMLLEGIRKPKVAVFGLAYKGNVDDIRESPAIDVVNILMSMDQVEVSLHDPHVQSGKMPVVSVEDAVKDADLILVLTDHNEFKEMDYDKVSNKMAHKIILDTRNCIDANKHNTQIVNLGNVFEYKTEHLKEVRNKMII; encoded by the coding sequence ATGAAATTATGTACAATGGGACTAGGTTATATAGGACTTCCAACATCTTTAATGTTCGCAAAACATGGAGTAGATGTTGTTGGCGTGGATATCCATCCTGATGTTATTAATAAATTGAATAATGGAAAGCTCCATATTGAAGAACCTGGACTAGAAGAAGTGTTAAATGAAGTGCTAGATGCCAAAAGATTTCGTGCTGCCTTAAACCCTGAGCCTGCGGATGTTTTCATCATTGCGGTCCCAACTCCAAACAATGAGGATCAACACCAATCGTGTGATCTTACCTATGTTATGCAAGCAACTTCAAGTATTCTTCCTTTTGTTCAGAAGGGAAATGTCATCATTATTGAATCGACGATTGCACCAAGGAGCATGGATGATCATATCAAGCCATTGATTGAGATGTCAGGGCTAACGATCGGGAAAGATATCTTTCTCGTACATTGTCCGGAACGTGTCTTGCCTGGGAGAATACTAGAAGAATTGGTGCATAATAACCGAATCGTCGGCGGCATTACAGAAGCCTGCTCCTACAAAGGAAGCCTTGTCTATGAAACTTTCGTTAAAGGGGAAATCATTCGTACGGATGCGAAAACGGCTGAAATGTCCAAGTTGATGGAAAATACCTTCCGTGATGTGAATATTGCTCTTGCGAATGAGTTGGCTAAAGTTTGCTTCCAATTGGATATCAATGTATTGGATGTCATATCAATGGCAAATAAGCATCCACGTGTAAATATTCATCAACCAGGACCAGGGGTAGGTGGACATTGTCTCGCGGTCGATCCTTATTTCATTGTCGCTAAAGCTCCTGAGACAGCTAGAATCATCAAATTAGCCCGTGACACGAACGTTTCTATGCCGTATTATATCGTCAATTGTGTCAGGATGTTACTTGAAGGTATCCGTAAACCAAAGGTAGCGGTTTTTGGACTTGCCTACAAAGGAAATGTAGATGATATCCGTGAAAGCCCGGCCATTGATGTTGTAAATATCTTGATGAGCATGGATCAGGTGGAAGTATCCCTACATGACCCACATGTCCAATCTGGAAAAATGCCAGTCGTTTCTGTCGAGGACGCTGTAAAGGATGCCGACCTGATTCTTGTCTTAACCGATCATAATGAATTTAAAGAAATGGATTATGACAAAGTTTCGAATAAGATGGCTCATAAAATAATTTTGGATACTCGAAATTGCATTGATGCAAATAAACATAACACCCAAATTGTCAACTTAGGCAATGTATTCGAATATAAAACAGAACATTTGAAAGAAGTAAGGAACAAAATGATTATCTAA
- a CDS encoding glycosyltransferase: MAKKVCMFVWNHFTNDARVLRECTALTEEGYEVDLIAIHNWKNEELQKKEKHKNGFNVIRVNNRWDRLNRVLRIVKKVKSKMFELTVLTLLVWNTLLNMNLITGWISTVVLVSVMALLAIIATIVTKTKLPNLLTRSYIFFQMVHYGRKKKYDFYHSNDLNTLMQGAISSKFLRRKKLIYDSHEVQTSRTGYNSRIYGIMEKFLLKFVDEMIAENHTRAKYNEDLYGLYPKVVHNYPIPTLPEESTVVDLHELLKLPEDERILLYQGGIQTGRGLEKVVEAVPMMEAGTLVFIGDGKIKPELIKKVEAMGLEHRVKFIPKVPVDDLLHYTKNAYLGFQVLNNVCFNHYSASSNKLFEYMMSGVPVIACSFPEIQKVVDTEKVGMCVDSHDPRSIADGVNYLLKHPEKRAEMSSNCLKARLKYNWKQEKEIFIQIYQSA; the protein is encoded by the coding sequence ATGGCGAAGAAGGTATGTATGTTTGTGTGGAATCATTTTACCAACGATGCACGGGTTCTAAGGGAGTGCACTGCCCTTACTGAAGAAGGTTATGAAGTCGACTTAATTGCCATTCATAACTGGAAAAATGAAGAATTACAAAAAAAAGAGAAACATAAAAATGGATTTAATGTCATTCGAGTGAATAATCGCTGGGATAGACTTAATAGAGTACTTAGAATCGTGAAAAAAGTGAAAAGTAAGATGTTTGAATTGACCGTTCTCACTTTATTGGTTTGGAATACCTTGTTGAACATGAACCTGATTACGGGCTGGATCAGTACTGTCGTATTGGTGAGTGTTATGGCGCTTCTTGCAATAATCGCCACAATTGTTACGAAAACAAAACTACCGAATCTTTTGACAAGAAGCTATATTTTTTTTCAAATGGTTCATTACGGACGTAAAAAGAAATATGACTTTTATCATTCGAATGATTTGAATACGTTAATGCAGGGAGCGATCAGCAGTAAATTTCTAAGACGTAAAAAGCTCATATATGATTCTCATGAAGTTCAAACGAGCAGAACCGGTTATAATAGCCGGATTTACGGGATAATGGAAAAGTTTCTATTAAAATTTGTCGACGAAATGATTGCCGAAAATCATACTCGTGCTAAATATAATGAAGACTTATACGGTCTGTATCCGAAAGTGGTCCATAACTACCCAATCCCTACATTGCCTGAGGAAAGTACAGTCGTGGATTTACACGAGTTGCTCAAGCTGCCAGAGGACGAGCGGATATTGTTATATCAAGGCGGCATTCAAACGGGCAGGGGGTTAGAGAAAGTGGTTGAGGCAGTGCCGATGATGGAAGCTGGAACGCTTGTTTTCATTGGAGATGGAAAGATCAAGCCTGAATTAATAAAAAAGGTAGAGGCAATGGGCCTCGAACATCGGGTGAAATTTATCCCGAAGGTACCTGTTGATGATTTGCTTCATTATACGAAAAACGCATATTTAGGTTTTCAGGTATTGAATAATGTCTGCTTTAATCATTATTCTGCTTCTTCCAATAAGTTGTTTGAATATATGATGAGCGGAGTTCCTGTCATCGCCTGCAGCTTTCCAGAAATTCAAAAGGTAGTAGACACTGAGAAAGTTGGTATGTGCGTCGACTCCCATGATCCCCGTTCTATTGCAGACGGAGTCAATTATTTATTAAAGCATCCAGAAAAAAGAGCGGAAATGAGCAGCAACTGTCTGAAAGCCCGCCTAAAATACAATTGGAAGCAAGAGAAAGAAATCTTCATCCAAATCTATCAATCAGCTTAA
- a CDS encoding glycosyltransferase family 4 protein: MKNVYLNLKRSGYEVTVITLKPSYPHQSLYQDSHFWDEVDIEEKDIIRIQPDKVKRYTSNMWRRLLHYLEAMWLFIYTIIRLEKKYDYVFVTTPPIFPIFAALIAKKKMKAKLITDVRDLWPESLQGVGVFTNRWILKMAFFLERKIYRHSNQIIINSPGFRDYILSKGVKDDDIQFIPNSLTADELNLKKRLPPISENRIKVVYTGNIGLAQDIKKLIAVAETLKEHKQIEFTIIGYGYRMSEVQDEISSKGLTNIRVIKAMNRRVTLNEVSSSHIAYVSLVEKDVFNKVLPGKIIDYMCVGKPIVGDVGGRARQMISEAQCGIVADSRKVDEISQHILTMASEKALREELGENGHRYAKQNFLWSKNIQGLINVMEASS, translated from the coding sequence ATGAAGAATGTATATCTCAATTTGAAGCGAAGCGGCTATGAGGTTACAGTCATCACTTTGAAGCCGAGTTATCCTCATCAAAGTTTATATCAAGATTCCCATTTTTGGGATGAAGTCGATATTGAGGAAAAAGATATCATCAGGATTCAACCAGATAAAGTGAAGAGGTATACAAGCAATATGTGGAGACGCTTGCTTCATTATTTGGAAGCGATGTGGCTCTTCATTTACACAATCATTCGATTGGAAAAAAAATATGACTATGTGTTTGTCACGACCCCACCTATTTTCCCGATATTTGCGGCATTGATTGCCAAGAAAAAGATGAAGGCAAAGCTAATAACCGATGTAAGAGACTTATGGCCCGAATCATTGCAGGGAGTAGGCGTATTCACGAATAGGTGGATCTTGAAAATGGCTTTTTTCCTTGAAAGAAAAATATATCGACACTCTAACCAAATTATCATCAATAGTCCTGGATTTAGGGATTATATCCTTTCAAAAGGAGTCAAAGATGATGATATCCAATTCATTCCCAATTCGCTTACTGCAGACGAGCTGAACTTGAAAAAAAGGCTTCCGCCAATTTCGGAAAATAGGATCAAGGTCGTTTATACGGGTAATATCGGACTTGCCCAAGATATTAAAAAGTTAATAGCAGTTGCTGAAACACTGAAGGAACATAAACAAATTGAGTTCACGATTATTGGATATGGCTATCGAATGTCCGAAGTCCAAGACGAGATATCCTCTAAAGGGTTGACCAATATAAGGGTCATCAAAGCGATGAACAGGAGGGTGACTCTTAATGAAGTATCCTCATCCCATATTGCGTATGTAAGCTTAGTTGAGAAGGATGTCTTTAACAAGGTGCTGCCTGGGAAAATAATCGACTATATGTGTGTAGGGAAACCGATTGTCGGTGATGTCGGCGGGCGCGCCAGGCAAATGATTTCAGAGGCGCAATGCGGGATTGTGGCAGATAGTAGAAAGGTTGATGAAATCAGTCAACATATTTTAACAATGGCCTCTGAGAAGGCTCTTCGCGAAGAGCTGGGTGAAAATGGCCATCGATATGCAAAACAAAATTTTCTATGGTCAAAAAATATTCAAGGGCTCATTAACGTGATGGAAGCATCTAGCTGA
- the pckA gene encoding phosphoenolpyruvate carboxykinase (ATP) — MNSVDVSNELHQLLTGNNVQTQLSVPQLVEKVLSRNEGVLTSTGAVKAETGKYTGRSPKDKYIVEEASVKDKVDWGSVNRPISEDVFNKLYNKVVDYLKAKEEIFVFKGFAGADESSRLPIQVVNEYAWHNLFAHTLFIRPNEEELRGHESEFTILSAPNFKADPEVDGTSSETFIIVSFERRTILIGGTEYAGEMKKSIFSIMNYLLPEAGILPMHCSANVGREGDVALFFGLSGTGKTTLSADTNRKLIGDDEHGWSSNGVFNIEGGCYAKTINLSREKEPQIFDAIRFGAVLENVVVDPETREANYDDSSLTENTRAAYQMQAIDNIVSPSIAGHPNTIIFLTADASGVLPPISKLSKEQAMFHFLSGYTSKLAGTERGVTSPEATFSTCFGSPFLPLPATRYAEMLGDKIDEHNAKVYLVNTGWTGGAYGTGSRMKLAYTRAMVQAALEGELANIETTKDDIFGLDIPLHVPGVPDEVLQPIKTWEDPAAYTQAATALAAQFRANFKKFGSVPSEIEELGGPTA, encoded by the coding sequence ATGAATTCTGTAGATGTTTCTAATGAGTTACACCAATTATTAACAGGAAACAATGTTCAAACTCAACTTTCAGTTCCTCAATTGGTTGAAAAGGTATTGAGCAGAAACGAAGGCGTTTTAACATCAACTGGCGCAGTAAAAGCTGAAACCGGCAAATATACTGGTCGTTCACCTAAAGATAAATATATCGTGGAAGAAGCATCTGTTAAAGATAAAGTCGATTGGGGTTCAGTGAACCGGCCAATTTCCGAAGATGTGTTCAATAAACTATATAATAAAGTAGTTGACTACCTAAAAGCAAAAGAAGAGATTTTTGTTTTCAAAGGTTTCGCTGGTGCAGACGAATCATCACGCCTTCCTATCCAAGTTGTTAATGAATATGCTTGGCATAATCTTTTCGCCCATACTTTGTTCATCCGTCCAAACGAAGAGGAACTAAGAGGTCACGAATCAGAATTCACAATACTTTCGGCACCTAATTTCAAAGCAGATCCAGAAGTGGACGGAACTTCTTCTGAAACTTTCATCATCGTTTCATTTGAACGCCGCACCATCCTTATCGGCGGAACGGAATATGCAGGTGAAATGAAAAAATCGATCTTCTCGATCATGAACTACTTACTTCCAGAGGCTGGAATCCTTCCAATGCATTGCTCTGCTAACGTAGGACGTGAAGGGGACGTCGCTTTATTCTTCGGACTGTCCGGTACAGGTAAAACAACGTTATCCGCAGACACTAATCGTAAACTGATTGGCGATGACGAGCACGGCTGGTCTTCTAACGGTGTTTTCAACATCGAAGGCGGCTGCTATGCGAAAACGATCAACCTTTCACGCGAAAAAGAACCACAAATTTTCGATGCGATCCGTTTCGGTGCCGTATTGGAAAACGTAGTTGTTGATCCTGAAACACGTGAAGCGAACTATGATGATAGTTCATTAACAGAAAACACTCGTGCTGCATACCAAATGCAAGCGATCGATAACATCGTGAGCCCAAGTATCGCAGGACACCCAAATACAATCATTTTCTTAACAGCTGATGCTTCAGGCGTACTGCCTCCAATCAGCAAGCTTTCCAAAGAACAGGCAATGTTCCATTTCCTAAGTGGGTACACAAGTAAATTGGCTGGTACTGAAAGAGGAGTAACTTCACCGGAAGCTACCTTTTCTACATGTTTCGGTTCACCATTCTTACCGCTTCCGGCTACACGCTATGCTGAAATGCTTGGAGATAAAATTGACGAGCACAACGCAAAGGTATACCTTGTCAACACTGGATGGACTGGCGGTGCATACGGAACTGGCAGCCGTATGAAACTTGCTTACACTCGTGCGATGGTACAAGCGGCACTTGAAGGCGAATTAGCAAATATCGAGACAACCAAAGACGATATCTTTGGTTTGGATATTCCACTTCATGTTCCTGGTGTTCCTGACGAAGTGCTTCAGCCAATCAAGACTTGGGAAGATCCTGCTGCATATACACAAGCAGCTACAGCTCTTGCTGCCCAGTTCCGTGCAAACTTTAAAAAATTCGGAAGCGTTCCAAGTGAAATCGAAGAACTTGGCGGCCCGACAGCATAA
- the wecB gene encoding non-hydrolyzing UDP-N-acetylglucosamine 2-epimerase, with amino-acid sequence MPKNRLKVMTVFGTRPEAIKMAPVVLELKKHQEEIETIVVVTAQHRDMLDQVLQCFKIRPDYDLNMMKERQTLEEITTRGIGELSALMKELQPDIVLVHGDTTTTFIASLAAFYNKIQIGHVEAGLRTGNKYSPYPEEMNRQLTGVLADLHFAPTNQAAENLILENKKSDSIHITGNTAIDALKTTVRKDYEHPILSGLNGDRMLLMTAHRRENIGKPMEEIFRSVKRLLEDHTDIQVVFPLHKNPVVREIAYRIFGKTERLHLIEPLEVLDFHNFAAHAHLIMTDSGGVQEEAPSLGVPVLVLRDTTERPEGIEAGTLLLAGIEEERIYQLATDLLTNEETYKKMATASNPYGDGFASKRIVEILLKHCELQSPLPL; translated from the coding sequence ATGCCTAAAAATCGTTTAAAGGTCATGACTGTGTTTGGGACAAGACCGGAGGCCATTAAAATGGCACCTGTCGTATTGGAACTGAAAAAACACCAGGAAGAAATCGAAACCATCGTAGTGGTCACCGCCCAGCATCGAGATATGCTTGATCAAGTCCTGCAATGTTTCAAAATAAGACCAGACTACGATTTGAATATGATGAAAGAAAGACAAACATTAGAAGAGATCACAACTCGCGGTATTGGGGAACTGAGCGCTCTTATGAAAGAACTGCAACCAGATATCGTGCTCGTTCATGGAGATACAACGACGACTTTCATCGCCAGCTTAGCCGCTTTTTATAATAAAATTCAAATTGGCCATGTTGAGGCTGGTCTTCGGACGGGTAATAAGTATTCTCCATATCCTGAAGAAATGAATAGACAGCTGACAGGCGTCTTAGCTGACTTGCATTTTGCCCCAACAAATCAGGCAGCAGAGAATCTAATTTTGGAAAATAAAAAGAGTGATTCGATCCATATTACCGGCAATACGGCTATCGATGCTTTGAAAACCACAGTAAGGAAAGACTACGAACATCCAATTCTATCTGGCTTGAATGGAGATCGTATGTTATTGATGACAGCGCACAGACGAGAAAATATCGGTAAACCAATGGAAGAAATATTCCGTTCCGTCAAACGGCTGCTTGAAGATCACACGGATATCCAAGTTGTTTTCCCACTTCATAAAAACCCAGTCGTCCGTGAAATTGCTTACCGGATTTTTGGTAAAACGGAAAGACTTCACTTAATAGAGCCGCTTGAGGTGCTTGATTTTCATAATTTTGCGGCGCACGCCCATCTAATAATGACAGATTCCGGAGGGGTACAAGAAGAAGCTCCCTCACTTGGTGTTCCTGTCCTTGTATTACGCGATACGACAGAACGGCCAGAAGGGATTGAGGCTGGCACCCTTCTATTGGCAGGAATTGAGGAAGAACGAATTTATCAATTAGCCACAGACTTACTTACAAATGAAGAAACCTATAAAAAAATGGCGACAGCTTCCAACCCATATGGGGACGGGTTTGCTTCAAAGCGGATTGTTGAAATCCTATTAAAGCATTGTGAATTGCAATCGCCCCTTCCATTATGA